GAGAGCACGATTTGACCGCCTAAGGCGCTAGACGGCGCCCCGGAGTGCGCAGGAATGGCCCTCAAGTTCAAAAGCCCGGTTCCCAAGCACACGTATTCGTATGCCGCCGAGCGGACCGCGGTCACGAAGCATTTCACGAAGCGCCAGGTGCCGAAGTCGACCTCGGGACGTCTTCTGCTCGCGACCTGGAACATCGCGAACCTTGGCGTTCAGGGACGGACGCTTAACGCAAAGAAGCTCATCGCTCACATCCTGAAGCGCTTCGACCTTGTCGCAATCCAGGAAGTCAAAGACGAGCTCGGAAGTTTCCACACGGTTCTGAAGCATCTCGGCCCGGCCTTCGACTACTTCATCACGGACCCCGCGGGAAACACTGAGCGGATGGCGTTCGTGTATCGGAAAAGCCGCGTGAAGCCCGCGAACCTGTTCGGCGAGGTCGCGCTCCGAGAGTTGGAGTACCCCAAGCGCACTGTGAACGTTCGCTGGACCGACGCGACCGGGACGCCGCGTGTCGACAAGTTCAAGAGCCTTCGGTTCGTTCCATTCGACCGAAATCCAGCCATTGGTTCCTTCAAGAGCGGGAACTTCGATTTCGTTCTCGCGAACTGCCATCTCTATTTCGGGAAGTTCCAGAACTCGAAGAAGAAGGATGAGCGAGCACGATATGCTCGGCGAGTGCTCGAGATCTACGCCCTTAGTCGCTGGGCGAACCGTCGAGTCGACTCGTCAAAAACGTACGACAAGGACATCATCATGCTTGGCGACATGAACGTTCCGGCGATGGAACCCGAGGAAGCCACGTACAAGGCTCTCGTCAAGTTCGGTTGGCAGCCGGTCAAATATGTCACTAAGACCGCGGGTTCGAATTTGGGAAACGACAAGACGTATGACCAGATGGTGTTCGCCCCGGGCGGCGTGAAGAACCGAGTGGTGGACGAAGGCGTCTTCGACTTCGACAAGGCCATCTTCAAGCCGCTTTGGACTAAGCTGGACAACCAGATGTCGAAGGGCAAAGCGGTCTCGAAGTTCAACGCCCACGTGAAGCACCACATCTCGGACCATCGCCCGCTCTGGGTTCAGCTGGACGTTACGTAGGAGAGTTCAATGGCAGAGCTCATTCGATTGGTACTCGAGCACCCTCTTCCCGCTGTTCTTCTAGCTATCGGAATTGCACTCGTGGCGACTGCCATGAGCGAGTCTGCGCGGACGGTGAAGCTCCTTGGCGGATTGGGCTTCCTTGTAGCAGCGGCCGTTGCTTGGTGGCTGCAGCCGCCACCGGGAATATCGGTCGACAAGGCGACTTGGGGCCATCCGACGGATATAGCCCGCCAAAAGGACGTGACCGGACACGTAAGGCCCTTGTGCGAAGGCAAGACCGATTGCTCTTGGCAGAAGAATTTCAACGACTTCGGAGACCCCTGGGGTGGCAAGCAAAAGAGCCTCGTTGTCGAGTATAGGTGCTCCGGAAAACAACAACCGAAATCGGTCCAGCTAGAGACCCAGGTTGTCAATGCCACAACAACCTATGCGCTGGCCTGCAAGCGTAAGGGGTCCTAGGCCGAGCGTCGCTGGACCGCGTGAAGACGGAGGCCCCACCGCTTCCCTGTTAGAACGGGCTGTCGCCTGCCTTCAGGAAACCGAGGCGTTGTAAGCGGAACATCATCGCCTGTGGGCTGACCAGAAACGCACGCGCGAGCGAAGCCAAGGCCTCGTCGTCGGATGGATCCAAGACGCGCTCGTCTTGAGACACCTCTCCCACGAGACGCTTTGGCATGAGGAGCGCCGCAGCGAACTGATTCGCCTCGCGCTCGTCTCGGACCTTCCCGGAGTACGCATCACGATCGCGGAAGCGAGCGTAGGTCCCTTTATCGACAAACGTGCCGCCTTCGTGCTTCAAGACGAAGTGGCCGATCTCGTGCGCGATGGTGAATCGCTTTCGGTTGGGGTGATGATCCCAGTTCACGCCGATCACAGCGGTGCCGTCGTCGCTCTTCACCAGAACGCCAGAGCAATCGTCATCGAACTTCGCGTACTCAACCCTTATCCCCAGGTGTTTGGCGACCGCTTCCACGTCGATTGGAGCGTGAAGCTGGCCGCTTTCGCGAAGCAGCTCCATCGCTCTTCTTTCGATCGTCTGATGGCTGAGTGTTGGCATTGAAAACCTCCGTTCGGACGCTGGACATAAAGGCCTTGAGACCGGGCCCCGACTTGGAGAGCATCTCAGAAGCGCGGCCGTCCCTGGGTGGTGAACTGGGAAGACCTGGCTCGGCTGGGGTACCCAGATCCGCTGTGGTCGGTACGAGGGAGCGAAGCTCGAGGCCAAGCGCCTGCGCGATCGCCCATAGCGTGTGGATTGGGGCGTGCTGGCGGCCGAGCTCGATATTGGCCACCGAGCTCCGGGTCAGGCCGACCTGGTCGGCGAGCTGCTTTTGACTCCACCCATAGCCGTCCCGTTTTCGCGCCTGCTGGACGCGTCCTCCGATCGAGGCGTAGAGCCGGGATGCCTCGGGGTCCTGGGTAGCTGAGCGCCGCATTCGGGCGATATTCTACGGCAGCTTGTGCGATCCCGCAAACGTGTTTGTATAACCGCACACTTCCTAGTTTGTATAATAATACAAACCGTTGACGTGGCTCCGGCTGTGGTTAGAGTTTCCGGGGTCTGGGGCGCTGTTGCCCCGTGAGCGCGCCCCACCCGGATCTGGGCCCGGGGCACAGGAGACGGACATGTCGAAGCCCCATCGGGATTGTGACGACGACACGATCACCATCATCATCAACGGCCGGAAGCACCAGCTCTCTAAGCATGAGGTGTCCTTCGCCGAGATCGTCTCCCTGGCGTTCCCGGGTCAGTCGCA
This genomic window from bacterium contains:
- a CDS encoding endonuclease/exonuclease/phosphatase family protein, with protein sequence MALKFKSPVPKHTYSYAAERTAVTKHFTKRQVPKSTSGRLLLATWNIANLGVQGRTLNAKKLIAHILKRFDLVAIQEVKDELGSFHTVLKHLGPAFDYFITDPAGNTERMAFVYRKSRVKPANLFGEVALRELEYPKRTVNVRWTDATGTPRVDKFKSLRFVPFDRNPAIGSFKSGNFDFVLANCHLYFGKFQNSKKKDERARYARRVLEIYALSRWANRRVDSSKTYDKDIIMLGDMNVPAMEPEEATYKALVKFGWQPVKYVTKTAGSNLGNDKTYDQMVFAPGGVKNRVVDEGVFDFDKAIFKPLWTKLDNQMSKGKAVSKFNAHVKHHISDHRPLWVQLDVT
- a CDS encoding ImmA/IrrE family metallo-endopeptidase; translated protein: MELLRESGQLHAPIDVEAVAKHLGIRVEYAKFDDDCSGVLVKSDDGTAVIGVNWDHHPNRKRFTIAHEIGHFVLKHEGGTFVDKGTYARFRDRDAYSGKVRDEREANQFAAALLMPKRLVGEVSQDERVLDPSDDEALASLARAFLVSPQAMMFRLQRLGFLKAGDSPF
- a CDS encoding helix-turn-helix transcriptional regulator, with amino-acid sequence MRRSATQDPEASRLYASIGGRVQQARKRDGYGWSQKQLADQVGLTRSSVANIELGRQHAPIHTLWAIAQALGLELRSLVPTTADLGTPAEPGLPSSPPRDGRASEMLSKSGPGLKAFMSSVRTEVFNANTQPSDDRKKSDGAASRKRPASRSNRRGSGRQTPGDKG